The Nostoc sp. 'Lobaria pulmonaria (5183) cyanobiont' genome window below encodes:
- a CDS encoding Uma2 family endonuclease, translated as MVKSDSRQLPSSAELLCSDDTPVDNEDQNFIPNLLLFLLQYIWANRNDWFFSVDMGVYHTTGVSPLVPIVPDGFLSLGVERRKADKSRKSYVVWEENNIVPILALEIVSLTLGGEYDKKLDIYAKLGVLYYIIYNPEYWQRDRHQPFEVYRLVDGSYQLQIGEPFWMPEIGLGIGRSQYVSGNIQRQVLYWYDQQGKRYQTPEEQLELAQKQLERYRQQFGELPER; from the coding sequence ATGGTGAAATCAGACTCCCGTCAATTGCCTAGTAGTGCTGAACTTCTTTGTTCAGACGATACACCTGTGGATAACGAAGACCAGAACTTTATTCCCAATTTGCTTCTCTTTTTGCTGCAATATATTTGGGCAAACCGTAATGACTGGTTTTTCAGTGTGGATATGGGCGTTTACCATACCACAGGGGTTAGTCCGCTTGTGCCAATTGTACCAGACGGATTTTTGAGCTTAGGTGTAGAACGCCGCAAGGCAGATAAATCTCGTAAAAGCTATGTTGTTTGGGAAGAAAATAACATAGTGCCTATCCTGGCTTTAGAAATTGTCTCCTTAACTTTGGGTGGAGAATACGACAAAAAATTAGACATTTATGCCAAGTTAGGGGTACTGTACTACATTATTTATAATCCAGAGTATTGGCAACGCGATCGCCATCAACCTTTTGAAGTTTATCGCTTAGTAGATGGTAGCTATCAATTGCAAATTGGTGAACCCTTTTGGATGCCAGAAATTGGTTTGGGAATTGGGCGATCGCAATACGTATCTGGTAATATCCAGCGTCAGGTTTTGTATTGGTATGACCAACAAGGAAAGCGCTATCAAACTCCAGAAGAACAGCTTGAATTAGCGCAAAAACAACTTGAGCGTTATCGTCAACAATTTGGGGAATTGCCAGAAAGGTAA
- the trxA gene encoding thioredoxin gives MATKKQFNSFEDMLSASDVPVLVDFYADWCGPCQMMVPILEQVNAQLKDRLRIVKIDTEKYTDLATEYKIASLPTLVLFKQGKPVERIEGVMQAPQLVQYLQTKI, from the coding sequence ATGGCAACGAAAAAGCAATTTAACAGCTTTGAAGATATGCTGTCTGCTTCTGATGTACCTGTATTAGTAGATTTTTACGCTGACTGGTGTGGTCCCTGTCAAATGATGGTGCCAATTTTAGAGCAAGTCAATGCCCAACTTAAGGATCGCTTACGGATTGTCAAAATCGACACAGAAAAATACACAGATTTAGCTACTGAGTATAAAATTGCTTCTCTCCCAACCTTAGTACTGTTTAAGCAGGGTAAGCCTGTGGAGCGGATAGAAGGAGTGATGCAAGCACCGCAGTTGGTGCAATATCTACAAACAAAGATTTAA
- a CDS encoding putative toxin-antitoxin system toxin component, PIN family has translation MKVIIDTNIVVSASIADKNPEAVILFVIANSAFEWVVSVEIIAEYKEVLKRPRLKLTEAQYQRWIYLIDSVTTLIDVDVEVDFPRDRKDAKFLACAIAAEADFFITGDADFNEAQTLLNTTIISLSLFKRLVCDVRE, from the coding sequence ATGAAAGTTATTATTGATACTAATATCGTAGTTTCTGCTTCTATAGCTGATAAAAATCCAGAGGCAGTAATTTTATTTGTGATTGCTAATTCTGCTTTTGAGTGGGTTGTATCGGTAGAGATTATTGCAGAGTATAAGGAAGTTTTAAAGCGTCCTCGTTTAAAGTTAACTGAGGCACAATACCAAAGATGGATTTATTTAATTGATTCAGTAACAACACTAATTGATGTGGATGTGGAGGTTGATTTCCCCAGAGATAGGAAAGATGCAAAGTTCTTAGCTTGTGCTATTGCAGCAGAAGCAGATTTTTTTATTACGGGTGATGCTGATTTTAATGAAGCACAAACTTTGTTAAACACAACTATTATTTCTCTGTCTTTATTTAAAAGGTTAGTTTGTGATGTGAGGGAATAA
- a CDS encoding isoprenyl transferase, which yields MTNDKSKLPTDLNPQKIPQHIAVIMDGNGRWATSRGLPRIAGHRQGARTLKELLRCCKDWGIKALTAYAFSTENWQRPVEEVDFLMHLFERLLRRELAQMHQEGVRISFIGDLSALPKSLQTEMERSMIETLNNQAIHFTVAVNYGSRNEITRVCRQVAQLVEQGELSAQEVNESFIEQHLYTANTPEPDLLIRTSGEMRLSNFLLWQMAYTEMYFTDILWPDFNREAFHQALLSYQNRDRRFGQVKASLSA from the coding sequence ATGACAAATGACAAATCAAAATTACCCACCGATTTAAACCCCCAAAAAATCCCCCAACATATCGCCGTCATCATGGATGGTAACGGACGATGGGCAACCAGTCGAGGATTACCGCGCATCGCTGGACATCGCCAAGGAGCAAGAACACTCAAAGAACTATTGCGTTGCTGCAAAGATTGGGGAATTAAAGCGTTGACAGCCTACGCTTTCTCAACAGAAAATTGGCAGCGTCCCGTTGAAGAAGTGGATTTTCTGATGCATTTGTTTGAGCGATTACTACGCCGCGAGTTGGCTCAGATGCATCAAGAAGGAGTACGCATCTCCTTTATTGGAGATTTATCAGCTTTACCCAAGTCTCTACAGACAGAAATGGAACGTTCAATGATAGAGACGTTGAACAATCAAGCAATCCACTTTACTGTTGCAGTCAATTACGGTAGCCGCAACGAAATTACCAGAGTTTGCCGTCAAGTAGCTCAACTCGTGGAACAAGGAGAACTCAGCGCCCAAGAAGTGAATGAAAGTTTTATAGAACAACACCTCTACACAGCAAATACTCCAGAACCCGATTTGCTGATTCGTACTAGCGGTGAGATGCGATTGAGTAATTTCCTCTTGTGGCAAATGGCGTATACAGAGATGTATTTTACCGATATTCTTTGGCCAGATTTTAATCGAGAAGCATTTCATCAAGCTTTGTTGAGTTACCAAAATCGCGATCGCCGTTTTGGTCAAGTCAAAGCTTCATTATCAGCTTAG
- a CDS encoding type II toxin-antitoxin system VapC family toxin: MIIADTGFFVALGNQNDQYHQLALQVLNALNEPLVTTYPVITETCYLLLARGGGNNAQCSFLREVAQEAFEVFDLRSHHVVRIVKLMEKYADLPMDMADASLVVLAEHLGHGRILTADQRDFNTYRWNNSNRFKNLLLNFE, from the coding sequence ATGATCATCGCTGATACTGGCTTTTTCGTGGCACTTGGGAACCAAAACGATCAATACCATCAATTAGCACTACAAGTTTTAAATGCTCTCAATGAACCACTAGTCACTACTTACCCTGTTATTACCGAAACTTGTTACCTTCTTCTTGCCAGAGGAGGTGGTAATAATGCTCAATGTAGTTTTTTGAGAGAGGTTGCACAGGAAGCATTTGAGGTGTTTGATTTACGAAGTCACCATGTTGTACGCATAGTTAAACTCATGGAAAAATATGCCGATTTACCAATGGATATGGCAGATGCTTCTCTGGTTGTTCTAGCAGAACATCTGGGACATGGACGAATTTTGACAGCTGATCAACGAGACTTTAATACCTACCGTTGGAATAACAGCAATCGTTTCAAGAACTTGCTGCTGAATTTTGAATAA
- a CDS encoding iron uptake porin, whose product MAKYLLASASGMGFLCLIVGLSPVQALPSLKIADKNVAVNQDDGGYEKNYSLQSDLTNNISSKLLIANETQKNLSSVNEQQKIPDIGVDSAVNLWQPIIPQPASSSSTSYKLAQVTSVSQLSDVQPTDWAFQALQSLVERYGCIAGYPNQTYRGNRAMTRYEFAAGLNACLDRINELIATATGDLVNKGDLATLQKLQEQFAAELATLRGRVDAVEARTAELEANRFSTTTKLNGEAIIAGVGASGGAPNNSDSNIILVNRVRLNLTTSFTGKDSLITGLQAYNFLGGADGQGSLQQSLGLASPLLSASSARTSFEPQFPGLNVNTLSSVGANSVQLYKLLYIFPVANKLTLFAGTAAETSDAFPAITPFYGEGQESISRFGNLNPVLRVSGGTSGTGLASAAGFIFNISPNLDLRALYGSVNANLPEKSANEAVPGVSTTPLGAGLFSGSSIIATQLTFKPSAALDIGLNYAHSYHEINILATGLVSSDIGALSGVAVGTPLTLNSVGGTVTWRLSPKIALSGYGAAIFVDASSNSVDASTTFTSWMAGIHFRDLFKSGNTAGILFGQPLYRSDSGGSAQLTPTGDNRATPYHLEAYYRLQVSDNISITPGAFVLFNPEGNSNNETTTVGVLRTTFTF is encoded by the coding sequence ATGGCAAAATATCTACTAGCTTCTGCTAGTGGGATGGGATTTTTATGTTTAATTGTCGGGTTATCACCTGTGCAAGCCCTTCCTAGTTTAAAAATTGCAGATAAAAACGTAGCTGTTAATCAAGATGACGGCGGCTATGAAAAGAATTATTCTCTTCAAAGCGATTTAACAAATAATATCTCTAGTAAATTGCTGATAGCTAATGAAACTCAAAAAAACTTATCCTCAGTCAATGAACAGCAAAAAATTCCAGATATAGGAGTAGATTCTGCTGTTAACTTGTGGCAGCCAATCATACCACAACCTGCAAGTTCATCTTCAACCTCATACAAACTTGCACAAGTAACATCCGTATCGCAATTGTCTGATGTACAGCCGACTGATTGGGCTTTTCAGGCACTCCAATCTTTAGTCGAGCGCTATGGTTGTATCGCAGGTTATCCCAATCAAACCTATCGCGGTAATCGGGCGATGACTCGCTATGAATTTGCTGCTGGCTTAAATGCTTGTTTAGACCGAATCAATGAACTGATTGCGACTGCAACTGGTGATTTGGTCAATAAAGGAGATTTAGCCACGTTGCAGAAGCTACAAGAACAATTTGCGGCGGAATTGGCAACATTGCGGGGTCGAGTAGATGCTGTAGAAGCTCGCACAGCAGAACTAGAAGCAAATCGGTTTTCTACTACGACCAAACTCAATGGTGAGGCAATTATTGCTGGTGTTGGTGCTAGCGGCGGCGCTCCTAATAACAGCGACTCGAACATCATCCTAGTCAATAGAGTGCGGTTAAATCTCACCACTAGCTTTACTGGTAAAGATTCATTAATTACTGGATTGCAAGCCTATAACTTTTTGGGTGGAGCCGATGGACAGGGTAGCCTGCAACAAAGTTTAGGATTAGCTTCACCGCTTTTAAGTGCAAGTAGCGCTCGTACCAGTTTTGAGCCGCAATTTCCGGGGTTAAATGTCAATACTTTGTCGAGTGTTGGCGCAAACAGTGTTCAGCTTTACAAATTGCTGTATATCTTTCCCGTCGCTAATAAATTAACCTTGTTTGCGGGAACTGCGGCAGAGACATCAGATGCTTTCCCAGCAATTACGCCTTTTTATGGTGAAGGACAAGAGTCAATTTCTCGTTTTGGCAACTTGAATCCTGTGCTAAGGGTTTCTGGTGGGACTTCGGGTACTGGTTTAGCATCGGCGGCGGGATTTATTTTTAACATTTCGCCAAATTTGGATTTAAGAGCTTTATACGGCAGTGTAAATGCCAATTTACCCGAAAAATCTGCTAATGAAGCAGTACCAGGAGTTTCTACTACACCTTTGGGAGCAGGTTTATTTAGTGGTAGTAGTATTATTGCCACACAGTTAACCTTCAAGCCAAGTGCTGCTCTGGATATTGGTTTAAACTATGCCCACAGTTATCACGAAATCAATATTTTGGCTACAGGATTAGTTAGTAGTGATATCGGTGCTTTATCAGGGGTTGCAGTTGGAACACCGCTTACACTAAACTCTGTTGGCGGTACAGTAACATGGCGATTGTCTCCCAAAATAGCATTATCTGGCTACGGTGCAGCAATATTTGTTGATGCTTCTTCCAATAGCGTGGATGCTTCCACTACCTTTACAAGTTGGATGGCGGGAATTCACTTCAGAGATTTATTCAAGTCAGGAAACACTGCCGGAATTCTTTTTGGTCAGCCGCTTTACCGTAGTGATAGTGGTGGTTCTGCTCAACTTACACCCACAGGTGACAATCGGGCGACTCCTTACCATTTAGAAGCCTATTACCGCCTTCAAGTTAGCGATAATATCAGCATTACCCCTGGTGCATTTGTTCTCTTTAACCCAGAAGGTAACAGCAACAATGAGACTACGACTGTAGGTGTACTTCGGACTACTTTTACATTTTAA